Proteins from a single region of Primulina tabacum isolate GXHZ01 chromosome 5, ASM2559414v2, whole genome shotgun sequence:
- the LOC142544227 gene encoding uncharacterized protein LOC142544227 translates to MVAPLDSNPSYIWRSLMWSRQLLKKRISWRTGKGESVRIYLDHWIPGFRSQIQAPRGQGNFVTVSELMVNGAWNKPLVQTIFAPHIAQEILAIPLPTIPPKDSRLWPFDSKGKYSVRDGYKVEIGSYESPSHYSLVQSKQWWSYIWSLLFSLKSEFFGDEFYKKLSQQQEISSHHVPEVDACPLCSSDNDSTEHVLFWCSGIRNCWNATLY, encoded by the coding sequence ATGGTTGCACCTTTAGATAGCAACCCATCATACATATGGAGATCATTGATGTGGAGTCGACAGCTACTAAAGAAAAGAATAAGTTGGCGAACTGGTAAGGGCGAGAGTGTTCGGATATATCTAGATCATTGGATCCCTGGTTTTCGTTCACAGATTCAGGCCCCTAGAGGACAGGGAAATTTTGTCACCGTCAGTGAGCTTATGGTAAATGGGGCATGGAACAAACCTTTGGTGCAAACAATCTTTGCTCCACATATTGCACAGGAGATCTTAGCCATCCCACTGCCCACGATACCACCAAAGGATTCGAGACTTTGGCCATTTGACTCCAAGGGGAAATACTCGGTTAGAGATGGATATAAAGTAGAGATTGGATCCTATGAATCTCCAAGCCACTATTCGTTGGTTCAATCTAAACAGTGGTGGAGCTACATTTGGAGTTTACTATTCTCCCTAAAGTCAGAATTTTTTGGCGATGAGTTCTACAAAAAATTATCCCAACAACAAGAAATAAGCTCTCACCATGTTCCAGAGGTTGACGCTTGCCCACTATGTAGCTCTGACAATGATTCAACCGAGCATGTGCTGTTTTGGTGTTCAGGGATCAGGAACTGTTGGAACGCGACACTGTATTGA